gtacagggggtctttagggggagatagcaggtcaacagtagatgtcacatagaagtggtgtacgtcatctgaaagctggaaacctgaagattaatttgagatgcagctgtgtgtcaagttgttctagtcgtAAATCAGAAATAACcattaatcaataaattaatcgAAATAAATTGTGAACGTGTATAAGGGCTAAGAACACTATgctagaagtatatgatggccgtTCTCATGCTCTTTTATGTCTCATacgttgttgcagcaatttttgtgtGTTGATACCATTCAGGGCTGGCTCTCGCCCTATTGGCGAAATTCGGATttggagaattaataaaaatgatcaataatccctccaaaataccacattaagacaccaagaccttgaggaacacaatagaaaaagccatgctgtgatttggtatccaaaacttttgacatttggagatttctgcaagaattgcatttttttccatgattggatggtgagcacttctgttctggaaattgAACCtgttacagcctctgaaagacagtaaagtcagtcaggatcgcgggtctcagggggttaattcATCCTCAGTTTTCTGGCTCATGAAAACCCAGTTTTGACCCTATAGTGCCAAAGAGCAGACACAAGCAAAACGTTGCAACATGCCTACAATTGTGGTATAAATCTCACATTCCATGTATTTGTATAGAAATGTGTGCAAAGAACAAAAGTACAGTGCTCATGTTGCAATGTGTGCCTTTCAGATTTTCAGTCTTGACCTGGGAGGCATCTTGACGGTGGTATTAACTGGATATGACTGTGTCAAGGAATGCCTTTACCATCAAGGCGAGGTGTTTGCTGATCGCCCATCGCTGCCTTTATTCcagaaaatgaccaaaatggGTGGTAAGATGATGTTATAACTATTTCCTATGCAACAGTATCTGAATAATTGCAGTTGACATGATAAATGatctgttttactttttttttctcaacctTCCAAAGGGCTTCTCAATTGTAAATACGGCAAAGGCTGGATTGAACATCGTAAACTGGCTTGCAACTCTTTCCGTTACTTCGGCAGCGGCCAGAGAACGTTTGAGAGGAAGATCTCGGAGGAGTGCATGTTTTTTGTCGACGCCATCGACGAACACAAGGGAAAGCCCTTCAACCCCAAACACCTGGTGACCAACGCTGTGTCCAACATCACCAACCTGATCATTTTTGGACAACGGTTCACCTACGACGACCGCAACTTCCAGCACATGATCGAGTTATTCAGTGAGAACGTGGAGCTGGCGGTGAGCGGCTGGGCCCTCCTCTACAACGCCTTCCCTTGGATCGAGTATTTGCCCTTTGGAAAACATCAGAAGCTGTTCCGCAATGCTGCTGAGGTGTACGACTTCTTGCAGACAACTATAAAGGGTTTCTCACAGGGCAGGGTGCCACATGCACCTCGCCACTATGTTGATGCCTATTTGGATGAGTTGGAGCAGAACGCAGAGGAACCCAGCTCCTTCTTTTCCTATGAGAACCTCATCTATTCAGTGGGCGAGCTCATTATTGCCGGCACAGAGACCACGACTAACACCCTGCGCTGGGCCATGCTGTACATGGCTCTCTACCCCAACATACAAGGTTAGTTATAGTGGGAGCATCAGACCCCAAAGTACAACATTTCACCCCAAGAGAGATTTGATGAACATTTGTTTGTAGGCTGCTATAAATATGATGTTTATGCAATGAATAAATGCCTAAAAGTGTCTGTTTTTTCCCTGCAAAGAGAGGGTGCACAGAGAGATCGACAGCGTGCTGGCCAATGGGAAGGCCCCCACTTTGGAGGACAAACAGAAGATGCCCTATGTGGAGGCCGTTCTGCACGAGGTCCTTCGCTTCTGCAACATTGTCCCGCTCGGTATTTTCCGTGCCACCTCCCAGGAAGCAAAAGTCAACGGGTACACAATTCCCAAAGGCACCATGGTGATCACCAACCTCTACTCAGTGCACTTTGACGAGAAGTACTGGAACGATCCAGGCGCTTTCTCACCACAGAGGTTTCTGGACAGTAACGGCAACTTTGTGAGGCGCGAGGCCTTCCTGCCATTCTCCATGGGTCAGTATATTTAAATTCAAACACTCTTCTTATATAAGATTGTGGGTCATTAACAGGATACAAATTACATTTCCTCGATTGCTTTCTGATTCTTAGATCAGTAAAACTGGCAGGTAATTACAGCATGTCCCCAGCGGTGACCCCAGAATCAGATGCTGCCAAGCCATCAACAAAATCTTAAAATTCAACCAACACACATGAATGTGCGTTGACAGAAATGAAGTCTTATATAcactgaatctgtcttcatcttAATTTTTCTCAGTGCAATCTACTTCCCtcttaaattaaatagaaaaataaaactgcatttatcatatatACATACCGAcatcacatttacataaactccaatgcctaaccttaaaggtgctaaatgcgagattggaaGCGTTTCTATTGCCTCCCCTCGGCTCTTAAAATGGTGACgactgagccggcggctcgcagctaatggtgctaatcgcgccaacagtgaaaacaaaggtgctgacagagataacagtgatTATctgggggaaccagagggtgggctatgtcaacaaagtacggagaagctcggattacaacacatacagatggagacttcattctctgctcaggtagacattactccactatatctttacatagacaatagttgtttgaggCTATATTAATGGTCTTGATATCAACctttaaccatttgaggtcaacgcctaacctcaaccatctctCGAGAGTTTTGCAGCTTGGGTACGCAGCTTGGGCAGCGTGGGTCCCTGTTCTCATAATAGTCTTTATCACGGGACATTCCCATAGAGCATGAATACGAGCATCCGCAATCCTCAGTTAAACCCATTTTTTCCTCATATGTAGTGTTTGTGTTCCCCAATGTCTTTGAACTTGAATGAATTGGCCAGAtgttgttcctgtgtgtgtgtatgagaaagTCTAAAttaaagatttttctttttttcagggaGGCGTTGCTGTCTGGGCGAACAGCTGGCCAGGATGGAGATGTTCCTCTTTTTCACCACTTTGCTGCAGAGGTTTCATCTTCAATTCCCTCCAGGAACCGTTCCCACTGTCACTCCCAAACTCGGCATGACTTTACAACCCAAGCCCTACTCCATCTGTGCTGTCCGCAGGCAGCAGAAAAGTCCCTGCTCTGGAGGCCCTCCTTATCACAAGTAGGCCAGCAGGAAGTTATTACAGCTTGTTCGACTGTTCAAGCCAGAATTTCTACTATTTTGCACAGCAATGCAACCACATGATGCAGGTGCATAAAAACTGTATCGCGCTGGATTGTAGCGTCCAGTTCCAGTGCGTCACAGTTTTTCCAAAGGACTTTCAGTGACAAAAGTCGCTCTctacatatgaacatgtgatcCATATTATTCAATTACTATTGAATTCTTACACTGAGCAATATGCTATGTTTGCACAATACTTTAGGCGACAAGACTCGGTGCTGAAAGAACATTCTGGGAACACTTATGTGCTATTGATTTAGTTCTCTGTAGCTCAAAGTTGCTCTGCGCCCAGAAAATGAAATGTCTATGAACCTTGGTGCGGCAGCGACGGGTTAGGTATATGTCAATGATTGATAGTAAGTACACCTATGGTGGTTCATAGCCCTGTCTCCTCAGGACAGCTTTGGGTCAGACAGATGACACCACTGATTTGTACGTGTGGGGTGAAATTGAACTTTCCAAGAAAGTTCTGAACACTGTGTTGGAGCTGGACGTGGGCCAAGACTGACATCACCTGGACTGAGTGTGACCCCTCCTCCAGGGATAGCGCTCTCTGGAAAATGTGTCTCTTAGAAGGCAAATGCAACCCTGGTGGATTTCTAGAAACTGACTATGCAACACTGGTTTCTGCTAAATGGTGCTTATCAGTGCTAACAAAGCACTGCATTTATGTTTGAGGTTAACATTTGTTTGTCCTTTTTTGCAATACTGGTGGTAAAAGTTTTTTGTGTATTCATAAAGTCTTTCTTAAGCTATTTAAAACTTGCCCTATCATCTTTTAGCTGCTGCTAAATTGCTAAAATCGATCTCTGAAATGTACAAAGATCTCATATTtattacttacagtatgtgtgtccaCATATTAAGACCTCATTCAATAAATGTAATACATTATAGTAAT
Above is a genomic segment from Sebastes umbrosus isolate fSebUmb1 chromosome 2, fSebUmb1.pri, whole genome shotgun sequence containing:
- the LOC119475257 gene encoding vitamin D 25-hydroxylase; translation: MVSITSQSVLVPVSCAQALLGVGCLAVVLLALLLVRQLVKQRRPPGFPPGPSPIPVIGNIMSLATEPHVFLKKQSEVHGQIFSLDLGGILTVVLTGYDCVKECLYHQGEVFADRPSLPLFQKMTKMGGLLNCKYGKGWIEHRKLACNSFRYFGSGQRTFERKISEECMFFVDAIDEHKGKPFNPKHLVTNAVSNITNLIIFGQRFTYDDRNFQHMIELFSENVELAVSGWALLYNAFPWIEYLPFGKHQKLFRNAAEVYDFLQTTIKGFSQGRVPHAPRHYVDAYLDELEQNAEEPSSFFSYENLIYSVGELIIAGTETTTNTLRWAMLYMALYPNIQERVHREIDSVLANGKAPTLEDKQKMPYVEAVLHEVLRFCNIVPLGIFRATSQEAKVNGYTIPKGTMVITNLYSVHFDEKYWNDPGAFSPQRFLDSNGNFVRREAFLPFSMGRRCCLGEQLARMEMFLFFTTLLQRFHLQFPPGTVPTVTPKLGMTLQPKPYSICAVRRQQKSPCSGGPPYHK